The Juglans microcarpa x Juglans regia isolate MS1-56 chromosome 2D, Jm3101_v1.0, whole genome shotgun sequence DNA window ATGTTTATTTCAGCCACATTTGTTTGTGCTTGCGTTATTTACATTACCACTGCCATGTTTGAAGGCTGAATGAGTccttttgtaattaatttactATTCATGACTTTGAAGTAGGACTTTTCTCTACATATCAAAGTGCCCTCTAAATAAACTACAGAATTACCCCAGCCTGAAGTTGTTGCCCAGACATTACCTTAGTCTTTGCATTCTTCCAAAGTCagtctgtctgtctctctctaaaTAATCATTGAGCCAGGTTTAAACTAACTTGGCTTGTGAGCtattgtttagaagtttggtcTTGCCCTGTTTTGCAATGCTTCCGTTTCCTGGGAGGGTCATCACTAATAGTTGTTATATGTCAAATTGTACTCGAACTATGCCAGctttgtgttttttaataaaatttcctattacttatatatatatatatatatatatatatatatatatagatatatataaaattgaccAATAGTCATTATTGCTCACAAAACAAAGCAGTtcattaacaaatattttttgatgGTAAGTATTCCATTATACCTTGTGGTTTTACATCGAAAAGTTtgtttgggattttaattttcgTCATGCATGCAGTATGATTAGATACCTGTTATTATGTTTGATGCCCTACGTTAtaaaagttttcttctttctcactTCTTGTGTATTAAGGTtcctatttcattttatttcgaTTTTGGCTGTCCCTTCTTGTTTCTAGAGCTGTGGCTGAGCTTTTGGAGTGAAGTGCATTATAATTCATTATACGCAAGTGGAGGTGATGAACTCGAACATGGTCTACCAGCTTTGCTGCtttacaatttctttttcttcctcactCAACCTGACATTTGTCACAAACAAGTCTGATTCTTTTACTGGATCTATTTACAGATGTTCCAACCAGGGTAGCCAGAAAAAAGTATTGGCTTTTCTAGAGTGGAAACATCGTACTGGCCACCGTTTTCTCCATGGAAGCCATTGCATATGAGCATGTAAAATCTTagatttcaatttgttttgatgtaaataatgcatTCCAATTTTGATTCTGCAGCTAGCTTTTCAGCTGTTACTGACTGTACTTGATAAGGGGATGGCTGAGTTGTCTGCCATGAAAACTAAAATTCCAATACTCCTAATGTAGCTTCTATATGTTtggtatttctttttattgtatttcGGAGGGATTTTACACCTTTGTAGTTGACATGTTTTATTTTCGTACAAGTTAATTCTCctaatatgtatatttaattttgggaaaaaataacaattttctcTTATCCAAAGATGAGAGAGAAGGAACTCATTATCGACTGTCCCAATATAACTCCTACAATGTGATacataaatttccacacaaGTAATATACATTGATACGCAAGGGGTTGACACAAGTGGTAAAGACCTTGATTTTGGAGTATCATTTCCTTTTCAGGCTCTAAAATTAACACCtcataggtgcaaacaatcttttgaGACCACACTCTTACGATGTGATACACAAATTAACTAGTTCTgtatagaaaaaattttgaaggtACGGTGTACGAGATCGAAGTTTACTCTGCATGAGTAGGTCCGAAGGGTTTTTTGTCTTGGAGAGGTTTctagacataaaaaaaaaaagaaaaaaaaaagaaaaagaaaaaagattggtATACATTTACAATCAACACCATtcttttcatatgaaaaaatctaattgtaaatgATTATACGAACTAATACGCGtattcattcaatatgattggtcagaaaatagattttattgaaaacaatattaatttgaatttaaaatatgaaggtaacaatattaatacgtaGATTGGTACGTAAATTTGcttgtgaataataaaattattttcatatttagtATTTCTGGGCAGATTACGTCGTTTTTTAGTTGAGAAAGCCCATTTCGCTGTTATTTTTCTCGAAATTTCTGGGCCTTTCTTTTTCCCCGTATTCTCTTCGCCGCTTCTTGTGCTTTCTAAGTTCTTCTGCGGCCGCACTGTGATAGAGATTCATTAGAGACACGTGCAAAGAGGCAGATGGAGAGAGCTGAGATGGAACCTAACAGAAACAAAGAGCAAATTGTCGATGTGAGGTCCGTTGTCGAAGCTGTTTCCGCCGACGATAACGGTGCCCCTCTTTACCAAGTCGAAAGCCTCTGTATGCGTTGCGGCGAAAACGTACTTGTTCACAGCCCCccattctctctctatctctatgtttttttatttttcggtgaatttatttttacgtTCGTTCACGTAGTCCCAGTACTTATATCGATTTGTATTTTATCACTGAAGGAAAAgaactttcatttttcttttttggctctTGAGAGCGTTTTGAATTATTGATTCCTAGCAGAAATGCCTTCCTGCTGGGCTTGGTTTACAAATTGTATTTGAACTCAAATGTGGTTGTTTATGGAAGTACATATAGTTGCTGAAACTTCGGGGAGAATTATGATTACAAATAAATGAAGTTACTTGATTTGGTGTCGAATTGTATAAGTTGGAATCAATTGAGTTCAATGAGTAAGCAGCTGAATGAGTCATGGAAGGACTTCTATAATCTATCTACATGTAAATAGGAAGGTTTGATGTGTAACTCGATTTTGCCTGGAAGAAGCCTGAGCCTGCTGTTATTCGGTCAactcttttattattgtttgttaCCCCAAGTTTAATTGGTTTCATCAATGTTTGATGCCAATCTTGTCAATTGTTCTGACGCAAAATTCTATACTTTGATCAGGGGATAACAAGATTCTTGTTGACTTTAATTCCACATTTTCGAAAGGTGCGTCCCTTGTCGCCCCATTTACATGCTTTGTTATTCTTGTGCTGTTTGTCAAAGCTTTAGCTGGTTAACATTTCCTCCCTGCAGATCTTGTTGTCAGCCTTTGAATGTCCACATTGTGGTGAGAGGTATGCcaaatttttaatcaattttaggTTGTGGGAATTTTGGTTCATACAGTACTCAATTCAATATATTCTTATTTCAaggggtctttttttttttttttttttgagaggtTTTGTTTGTCACCTATCCTTGTTTATTTCAAAGGAACAATGAAGTTCAGTTTGCTGGTGAGATCCTACCCCGGGGATGTTGCTATCATTTGGAGGTTCCGTCTGGTGACCCAAAGGTTGTGCCAATTGGAATAAAATGATTATCAAGCATCCTCCTTCAGTTTATATTGCGTCTATTTTCAAGTCATGCGTATTCATTGATTCATTTGTTTCAAGAGATATTTTAGGACATACGGTCTTTGCCTCTCAACATTGCATCCTTCATTTGATATGCTTGGCACTACATATACTTTCTGGTGAATCGAGAATGATAAGTGCCAAGCATTCTGTTGAAGCTTTGATCATAAACATGTTGTTTACCCATGCGTGTTAGTTTTGCCCATTCTTTCTGAATGTTGCAGTCTTAGTGAATGGAATGGTAAACCTTTAACATTCGTTTTTTGCATAACATGCATcaagttgtttttctttctttttttcccaacTGAGATAGAACCTTGTTTTCTTCGACTCTGTTGTGCCCATTAAATGTCCGAGTTCTACttttccccttcttcttcactaATGCCACAGTTTTCTTCccttaaatttgaagaaatggtTACCTCCCATATGAATAAGTCAAACTGATGTGTTTCTTTGATACAGATGCTTAACCGTCAGGTAGTGAAGTCTGAGTCTGCAACTATTAAGGTACTTAAATatatcataatttcattttctctgtACAAATTAAGTTGTACtggaatttttcattttcatggtACACTTTTGTTAGCAGTCTTATGCCATATTGAGATATTTGTGCAGTAAATTTTATCTATATACttaaacttagaatcttctagaTTCGGAGATTACGGTAGAATTTCTTGTTATTATTCAGATTCCTGAATTGGAGATTACAGTaggatttctaaatttgatCTCTCATTCTTTGTTTGTGCAGATTCCTGAATTGGATTTTGAGATTCCTCCCGAAGCTCAGCGTGGATCTCTGTCAACAGTATCTTCACtaaactcttttattttgttaatttccCTTTAGTAGGTTTGTACGTTGCTATAGTTTGTTTATGAATATCTTCTGCTGGCTCTGTGTTTCTcgttcttatttaaaaatagcTCGATTCATAGCGGCCTTTCTGTTGCTGCACACATGTAACTCTCTTAGATATGTTCCTATATCATTGATTTTGAACCATTTcagaagaggggggggggggggtaaatGGAGAAACTTTTATTTCTGTGAGGCAGCTTCATTGccttttttataagatttatgtaAGTAAGCTTATAAAAGAAAACCTTTAAGGTGAGGTTGCTTAAAGTGAAAtacttctttttatttgttctcCAGTGAAGTTTTAGTATTCAGTTGGTGTTTTGATTGGAgggaaaaatcaaaattttttaaaggatGTGCTTTCTGATTTGCATTACTAACACTGTTGACACAAAGGCTCTACTTCTGATACTTTTTCTACTTTTAATGAATATTCAAGGGCTTTCTTTCCCCCTAATCTCCTTTCAACTATCTACATCTGGTGTAATTATTCTAGGTGGAGGGGATATTACTACGAGCTGCAGATGAGTTGCAGGCCCTTCAAGAAGATCGCAAGGTGCATATTAATTCTGAGATACTTGATATGTGATAGATGTAATATTCCTCCCACTAACTTAATCCTATCTTCCGGGTTATCCAGAAAGTAAATCATAAGACTGCTGAAGCAATAGACAAGTTTTTGTTAAAACTTAAAGCTTGTGCAACTGGAGATTCACCCTTCACCTTCATCCTGGATGATCCTGCTGGAAACAGCTTCATTGAGAACCCGTAAGGCATAACCTTATGTGATTGAgaaactttaatttttctttgatagGTAAACATATGACATATTAAAGATGCTAGGGGTGCAACCTGAGTGCACTAGCGTAGATTGCAAACTTGACTTGCTCTTACATGATGGGGAAACTATTTTTCTGCACTGGTTTTCCTTCAATGTTTTTATGCATCTTGTTTTAGGGTTGTCACCAcactgcaaaaaagaaaaaaaatgaagatttttttttgtgcgTGTGATTTTTCTTTGGATGAAAGACCATAATGAACTTGCGCACTTGGCACAAACCTGGGTCTTGGTTTCTTTTCCCTGTTCATATATTTTGAAGCTTCTCTTGTTTTAGGTTAACGAGGATTAGTAATCTACGAACAGATTTACTGATCTAAAAAATTATCCTATGAACAGGTTTGCTCCATCCACGGACCCATCATTGATTATCAGGTTCTATGAGCGCACTCCAGAGCAGCAAGCATCTCTGGGTTATCTTGTTGACCCTTCACACTTGGAAGATCACCGTGATGGAGCATCAGCAGAGGAAATGGGTGGTGCTTCAGATGAAGTAAGAAGAGAACCACATGGATCGGTTGGAGCAACAGCTGCTCATAGGGCCATTGCTCACTCTAATAGTGCAGAGATTGTGGAAACTATGTTTAAGTATTCTGCACCAGAAGAGGTAAGGCCATTACTGGGGTTTCAGTAGATCAAACTTTGGCACATATATCTCAGTGTCCTTTCCTGCTTTTGTTTGACAGGTTATGACTTTCCCATCAACCTGTGGAGGTTGTGCCTCCAGGTGTGAGACACGGATGTTCGTGACCCGTATCCTCTTTCATTTGACTTCCTTTGAGTTTCATGGCTAATTCTTTTACATAAATCCAATGCCTGTTATCATTTGGAAAGCTGAAACAACCATTCATTGATATTAATAGGCTAGAAAAGAGGACCAGGATGTTAGATTCATGAAAAAAGGCAAAATAaggaatttatatttaatattgaaaGTCCAAGACTAGAATGTCAGTGCCAACTCACGGACAGATCAGTAGGGATAACTGACATGCTCAAAGATGGAAAAATCTGTGAGAGGAACAGGATGTTAGATTCTATGCAAAAAGGCAAAATAaggaatttatatttaatattgaagTCCAAGACTAGAATGTCAGTGCCAACTCAAGGACAGATCAGTAGGGATAACTCGCATGCTCAAAGATGGAAAAATCTGTGAGAGAACTCATGTGTGGAGGCTTTAACAAATCATGTGTAATTCAGTATCACttcaaatttacaatttaaacaTCTTTTCTTTGGTCAATTATATCAGGattggatataatttttttgggctTAACAAGAAACAGACATTCCATACTTCCAAGAAGTAATCGTCATGGCATCCATTTGTGATGCTTGCGGTTACCGTAGTTCTGAGGTTTGTAGTAATTTGCtaactctttcttttctcttttcctgcTTTTATGATACTCTTGCACTTTTACTTACCGAAAAAAGGGTTGTGCAGTTGAAGCCTGGTGGGCGAATTCCTGAAAAAGGGAAGAGAATTTCTCTTACCGTGAATAATGTCAATGATCTAAGCCGTGACATAATAAAGGTTTTCCattatattttgttgaattgCACTGTTCCGCACATCTCATGTCTGTGGTACCAGGTATGAGATGTGCGGATTAACGTAGTAGTTGTTCTTCCTGACACGCTTGTATGAGGCTACAAACATTGTCTGACAAAATTCACTGCATTGTATCAGTCAGATACAGCAGGTGTGAAGATCCCAGAGCTTGACTTGGAGCTGGCTAGTGGCACTCTGGGGGGAGTTGTTACAACCGTTGAAggcttaattacaaaaattagtgaaagtgaataaaaatttaatcttgtTTCCTTTTATCACTCTGTACTTTCTAGTTATATGCTGAATTTGCCAATTGTGTTCTCCTTCCTCgtcaaatcaattaaaatgtagaaaaaatatgtagatttatctcttattaattataaaatatatatatgcagat harbors:
- the LOC121250267 gene encoding zinc finger protein ZPR1-like; this encodes MERAEMEPNRNKEQIVDVRSVVEAVSADDNGAPLYQVESLCMRCGENGITRFLLTLIPHFRKILLSAFECPHCGERNNEVQFAGEILPRGCCYHLEVPSGDPKMLNRQVVKSESATIKIPELDFEIPPEAQRGSLSTVEGILLRAADELQALQEDRKKVNHKTAEAIDKFLLKLKACATGDSPFTFILDDPAGNSFIENPFAPSTDPSLIIRFYERTPEQQASLGYLVDPSHLEDHRDGASAEEMGGASDEVRREPHGSVGATAAHRAIAHSNSAEIVETMFKYSAPEEVMTFPSTCGGCASRCETRMFVTHIPYFQEVIVMASICDACGYRSSELKPGGRIPEKGKRISLTVNNVNDLSRDIIKSDTAGVKIPELDLELASGTLGGVVTTVEGLITKISESLERVHGFTFGDSLDESKRSKWQEFKAKLNKLLSLEEPWTLILDDALANSFVAPVTEDIKDDLQLAFEEYERSWEQNEELGLNDIDTSSADAAYNSTDTKMGEKSKV